The following coding sequences are from one uncultured Devosia sp. window:
- a CDS encoding 3-deoxy-7-phosphoheptulonate synthase class II, which translates to MTTWTPDSWRAKPISQVPAYPDAAALAEAERQLATFPPLVFAGEARELKARLAAVARGEAFLLQGGDCAESFAEHGADHIRDFFRVFLQMAVVLTHGASKPVVKIGRVAGQFAKPRSADTETIDGVELPSYRGDIINAIDFTEASRVPDPDRMLQAYRQSAATLNLLRAFSMGGYAELTRIHEWTVGFMKGSNWNTRYEEVARKIDDAITFMSALGLNPENTPALRQTSFYTSHEALLLGYEEALTRRDSISNNWYATSGHMLWIGDRTRQPDAAHVEYFAGIHNPIGIKCGPSLSADDLLRLLDRLNPTDEAGRITLISRFGSDKIHEHLPRLIETVQKAGRTVVWCSDPMHGNTIKASTGFKTRPFERVLSEVKSFFEIHREMGTYAGGVHIEMTGDDVTECVGGVSAVTEATLADRYNTYCDPRLNASQALELAFLVAEEVHAQKTPRQRLAAGE; encoded by the coding sequence ATGACCACCTGGACCCCCGATAGCTGGCGTGCAAAGCCCATCTCCCAGGTTCCGGCCTATCCCGACGCTGCGGCGCTGGCCGAAGCCGAGCGTCAGCTCGCGACGTTTCCGCCGCTGGTGTTTGCCGGTGAAGCGCGCGAGCTCAAGGCGCGTCTGGCCGCCGTTGCCCGTGGCGAGGCCTTCCTGCTCCAGGGCGGCGACTGCGCCGAAAGCTTTGCCGAGCACGGCGCCGATCACATCCGCGACTTCTTCCGCGTCTTCCTGCAGATGGCAGTGGTGCTGACCCATGGCGCGTCCAAGCCCGTGGTCAAGATCGGCCGCGTTGCCGGCCAGTTCGCCAAGCCGCGCTCCGCCGATACCGAGACCATCGATGGCGTCGAGCTGCCCTCCTATCGCGGCGACATCATCAACGCCATCGACTTCACCGAAGCCTCGCGCGTGCCCGATCCCGATCGCATGCTGCAGGCCTATCGCCAGTCCGCGGCCACGCTCAACCTGCTGCGCGCCTTCTCCATGGGTGGCTACGCCGAACTGACCCGCATCCACGAATGGACCGTCGGCTTCATGAAGGGGTCGAACTGGAACACCCGCTATGAGGAAGTGGCGCGCAAGATCGACGACGCCATCACCTTCATGAGCGCGCTCGGCCTCAACCCCGAGAACACGCCGGCCCTTCGCCAGACCAGTTTCTACACCAGCCATGAGGCCCTGCTGCTTGGCTATGAAGAGGCGCTGACCCGTCGCGATTCCATTTCCAACAACTGGTACGCCACCTCCGGTCACATGCTCTGGATTGGCGATCGCACCCGTCAGCCCGATGCCGCCCATGTCGAATATTTCGCCGGCATCCACAATCCGATCGGCATCAAATGTGGCCCATCGCTGAGCGCCGATGACCTGCTGCGCCTGCTCGATCGCCTCAACCCGACCGACGAAGCCGGCCGCATCACGCTGATCTCGCGCTTCGGATCGGACAAGATCCACGAACACCTGCCGCGCCTGATCGAAACCGTGCAGAAGGCCGGCCGCACCGTCGTCTGGTGTTCCGATCCCATGCATGGCAACACCATCAAGGCCTCCACCGGTTTCAAGACCCGCCCCTTCGAACGCGTCCTGTCGGAAGTGAAGAGCTTCTTCGAGATCCATCGCGAAATGGGCACCTATGCCGGCGGCGTGCATATCGAGATGACTGGCGACGACGTCACCGAATGCGTCGGCGGCGTTTCGGCCGTCACCGAGGCGACCCTGGCCGATCGCTACAACACCTATTGCGACCCGCGCCTCAATGCGTCGCAGGCTCTGGAACTGGCTTTCCTCGTCGCTGAGGAAGTCCATGCCCAGAAGACGCCACGCCAACGCCTCGCAGCCGGAGAATAA
- a CDS encoding VOC family protein: MLLGFEHVGMTSSNLDRTIDFYCGLLGLTLALRKKNTRGEIAFLDTGSGMLEISSPYAPVTRSRDVPPHESGIRHITFAFDDVDAITIRLQAAGIEILEAPRPAIFTEMLTRVAFVRDPDGVIVELVERAEGR, encoded by the coding sequence ATGCTTTTAGGCTTCGAACATGTAGGCATGACCTCGTCCAATCTGGACCGGACGATCGATTTCTACTGTGGTCTGCTTGGCCTCACCCTGGCCCTGCGCAAAAAGAACACCCGCGGCGAGATCGCCTTCCTCGACACCGGCAGCGGCATGCTCGAAATCAGCTCGCCCTATGCACCGGTGACCAGATCGCGCGACGTGCCGCCCCATGAATCAGGCATCCGGCACATCACCTTTGCCTTTGACGACGTCGACGCCATCACCATCAGGCTCCAAGCTGCCGGCATCGAGATTCTCGAAGCCCCACGCCCCGCAATTTTCACCGAAATGCTCACCCGCGTCGCCTTCGTCCGCGACCCTGACGGCGTGATCGTCGAATTGGTCGAACGCGCAGAAGGGCGTTAG
- the moaA gene encoding GTP 3',8-cyclase MoaA, with product MTQAPSPDRPLIDRFGRQISYLRISVTDRCDFRCVYCMAEDMTFLPKRGVLSFEEIEAMANAFIARGTTRIRLTGGEPLVRRDIMDLVRRLGGRIGNGLNELTLTTNGSQLEKHAEGLFDAGVRRINVSLDTLDADRFRAITRRGRLDQVMAGIDAAQAAGLAIKINMVAMAGVNEDEIEPMMAWAHGRGMGLTLIEGMPLGEVGIDRVDAYLPLRALHDRLARRYTLTKLDKTTGGPARYRHVAETGGVLGFITPMSHNFCESCNRVRLTATGQLFLCLGQEDQVNLRDAWREGGLEGLDAALDHAMAIKPKGHDFVIDRSKTAPALGRHMSVTGG from the coding sequence ATGACGCAGGCCCCCTCCCCTGACAGACCGCTGATCGACCGTTTCGGACGGCAGATTTCCTATCTGCGTATCTCGGTGACCGATCGCTGCGACTTCCGCTGTGTTTATTGCATGGCCGAGGACATGACCTTCCTGCCCAAGCGCGGCGTGCTGAGCTTCGAGGAAATCGAGGCCATGGCCAATGCGTTCATTGCGCGGGGCACAACGCGGATCCGCCTGACGGGCGGCGAGCCGCTGGTGCGGCGCGATATCATGGACCTGGTGCGCAGGCTGGGCGGCCGGATCGGCAATGGGTTGAACGAGCTGACGCTGACTACCAATGGCAGCCAGCTGGAAAAACACGCCGAGGGCCTGTTCGACGCCGGTGTGCGGCGGATCAATGTGTCGCTGGACACGCTGGATGCGGACCGCTTCAGGGCGATCACGCGGCGCGGCAGGCTCGACCAGGTGATGGCGGGGATCGATGCAGCGCAGGCGGCGGGGCTGGCCATCAAGATCAACATGGTGGCTATGGCTGGCGTCAATGAGGACGAAATCGAGCCGATGATGGCTTGGGCGCATGGCCGCGGAATGGGGTTGACGCTGATCGAGGGCATGCCGCTGGGCGAGGTGGGGATCGACCGGGTCGATGCCTATCTGCCGCTGCGCGCGTTGCATGACCGGCTGGCGCGGCGTTACACCCTGACCAAGCTGGACAAGACAACAGGCGGGCCGGCGCGCTATCGCCACGTTGCCGAGACCGGGGGCGTGCTGGGCTTCATCACGCCGATGAGCCACAATTTCTGTGAAAGTTGCAATCGGGTCCGGCTCACGGCAACGGGACAATTGTTCCTCTGCCTGGGCCAGGAAGACCAGGTCAACCTGCGTGATGCCTGGCGCGAGGGTGGGCTTGAAGGGCTCGATGCAGCCTTGGACCATGCCATGGCGATCAAGCCCAAGGGACATGACTTCGTCATCGATCGCAGCAAGACTGCACCGGCATTGGGCCGTCATATGAGCGTAACCGGAGGATAG
- the gorA gene encoding glutathione-disulfide reductase — translation MSDSYDLVVIGAGSGGVRAARMAATYGAKVAIIEEFRVGGTCVIRGCVPKKLYAYASRFHDLFDVASSFGWYVEASFDWQTLVTAKEKEITRLENAYTANLEKPGVEIIKDRGVVTGPNSVRLVGQDRELTAKYILVATGARPNAPDIEGAELAITSNEAFDLETLPHSILIAGGGYIAVEFAAIFAGLGVHTTLIYRGDCILRGFDEDMRRGLEAGLIDRGVKLIYQTTIASMHQQGDDTAVTFSDGVTAPYGKVMFAIGRSANVEGLGLEQAGVELAPNGIIKVDAYSQTSVPSIYAVGDVTGRAQLTPVAIREGWYFAETVFNNNRMAVDHSLIPTAVFTDPEIGVVGLTEEEAATHGDIDVYCARFRPMMNTLSTRTERMILKLITEKDGGKILGCHILGPGAAEMIQLVAIPMGMGAVKADFDRAMALHPSAAEELVTFKGPSYTYRDGAKVGG, via the coding sequence ATGTCCGATAGCTATGATCTCGTTGTCATTGGTGCTGGCTCCGGCGGCGTTCGTGCCGCCCGCATGGCAGCGACCTACGGCGCCAAGGTTGCCATCATCGAGGAATTCCGGGTCGGCGGCACCTGCGTCATCCGCGGCTGCGTCCCCAAGAAGCTCTACGCCTATGCCAGCCGCTTCCACGATCTCTTCGACGTGGCCTCGAGCTTCGGTTGGTACGTTGAAGCCAGCTTTGACTGGCAGACCCTGGTCACCGCCAAGGAAAAGGAAATCACCCGGCTCGAGAATGCCTATACGGCCAATCTCGAAAAGCCGGGCGTCGAGATCATCAAGGACCGGGGCGTCGTTACCGGCCCCAATTCCGTGCGCCTCGTCGGACAGGATCGCGAGCTGACGGCCAAGTATATCCTCGTCGCCACCGGCGCGCGGCCCAATGCGCCCGACATCGAGGGCGCTGAACTCGCCATCACCTCCAACGAGGCCTTCGACCTCGAAACCCTGCCGCATTCGATCCTGATCGCGGGCGGCGGCTATATCGCTGTAGAGTTTGCCGCCATCTTTGCCGGCCTGGGCGTTCATACCACCTTGATCTACCGCGGCGACTGCATCCTCCGCGGCTTCGACGAAGACATGCGCCGTGGCCTCGAAGCCGGGCTGATCGATCGTGGGGTCAAGCTCATCTACCAGACGACCATTGCGTCGATGCACCAGCAGGGCGACGATACCGCTGTCACCTTCAGCGATGGCGTGACCGCGCCCTATGGCAAGGTCATGTTTGCCATCGGCCGCAGCGCCAATGTCGAAGGCCTTGGGCTTGAACAGGCGGGCGTTGAACTGGCCCCCAATGGCATCATCAAGGTCGATGCCTACTCGCAGACTTCGGTACCGTCCATCTATGCCGTCGGCGACGTCACGGGCCGTGCCCAGCTTACCCCCGTCGCCATTCGCGAAGGCTGGTATTTTGCCGAGACCGTCTTCAACAACAACAGGATGGCCGTCGATCACTCGCTGATCCCCACCGCCGTCTTCACCGATCCCGAGATCGGCGTTGTCGGCCTGACCGAGGAGGAAGCAGCCACCCATGGCGATATCGACGTCTACTGCGCCCGCTTCCGGCCGATGATGAACACGCTCTCCACCCGCACCGAGCGGATGATCCTCAAGCTCATCACCGAAAAAGACGGCGGCAAGATCCTCGGCTGCCACATCCTGGGGCCGGGCGCTGCCGAAATGATCCAGCTCGTCGCCATCCCCATGGGGATGGGCGCAGTCAAGGCCGACTTCGACCGCGCCATGGCCCTCCATCCCTCGGCCGCCGAAGAACTGGTCACCTTCAAGGGCCCAAGCTACACCTATCGCGATGGCGCCAAAGTGGGAGGCTGA
- a CDS encoding dienelactone hydrolase family protein: MGERTKITASDGFTLNAYVAKPAGAPRGGVVLIQEVWGLNDWIRSEVDRYASEGYLTVAPAMFDRVEFGYESNNYGPEQFAVIGELMKKFDHKTALLDVSAAIKAASDGGKVGITGYCFGGAVSWRAAAHEGMGLSAASGYYGGGVPNYIELAPRIPTEMHFGDRDKGIPLEQIEALKDKHPEADVYTYPADHGFCNSGRPASFDAGSCAKANARTLDFFRKHLG; this comes from the coding sequence ATGGGCGAACGGACAAAGATCACGGCCAGCGACGGCTTTACCCTCAACGCCTATGTGGCCAAGCCAGCCGGCGCCCCGCGTGGCGGCGTGGTGCTGATCCAGGAGGTCTGGGGACTCAATGACTGGATCCGCAGCGAGGTCGATCGCTATGCCAGCGAGGGTTACCTGACCGTCGCGCCCGCCATGTTCGACCGGGTCGAGTTTGGCTACGAGAGCAACAACTACGGTCCCGAGCAGTTCGCGGTGATCGGCGAGTTGATGAAGAAATTCGACCACAAGACCGCCCTGCTCGACGTTTCGGCGGCGATCAAGGCAGCTTCCGACGGCGGCAAGGTCGGCATCACCGGCTATTGCTTTGGCGGTGCGGTGAGCTGGCGCGCGGCGGCGCATGAAGGCATGGGGCTGAGCGCAGCATCGGGCTATTATGGCGGCGGCGTGCCCAACTATATCGAGCTGGCACCGCGCATCCCGACCGAGATGCATTTCGGCGACCGGGACAAGGGCATTCCGCTCGAACAGATCGAGGCGCTCAAGGACAAGCATCCCGAAGCGGACGTCTACACCTATCCAGCCGATCACGGCTTCTGCAACAGCGGCCGGCCAGCCAGCTTCGACGCCGGAAGCTGCGCCAAGGCCAATGCCCGCACGCTCGATTTCTTCCGCAAGCATCTTGGATAG
- a CDS encoding thermonuclease family protein, whose translation MPPVDGVARVSDGDSFRLGDERIRLLGLDAPELSQNCDSETGGQWPCGRAARNRMADLLASGPVTCQPDGRDQYGRLLATCRIQGQDIAATMVAEGLAIASGDYWTQEADARRDRLGIWAGSFETPRDWRDDRARPQTLFGWFDGLWR comes from the coding sequence ATGCCGCCAGTGGATGGCGTCGCGCGGGTCAGCGACGGCGACAGTTTTCGCCTGGGCGATGAGCGCATCCGCCTGCTCGGTCTCGACGCGCCCGAACTCTCCCAGAACTGCGATAGCGAGACTGGCGGCCAATGGCCGTGTGGGCGCGCCGCGCGCAACCGGATGGCGGACCTCCTGGCATCGGGGCCGGTCACCTGCCAACCGGACGGCCGCGACCAATACGGCCGGCTGCTGGCAACCTGCCGGATCCAGGGGCAGGACATTGCCGCAACCATGGTCGCCGAGGGCCTCGCCATCGCCTCGGGTGACTACTGGACGCAAGAAGCCGACGCGCGCCGTGATCGCCTGGGCATCTGGGCCGGAAGTTTCGAAACGCCGCGCGATTGGCGAGATGACCGGGCGCGCCCGCAGACGCTGTTCGGCTGGTTTGACGGGTTATGGCGCTAG
- the rpiA gene encoding ribose-5-phosphate isomerase RpiA — translation MMSEQLKREAAAMALATLHSGMCLGLGTGSTAKHFVELLGEKVAQGFECICVPTSEATAKQALSLNIPLSDLDTLDYLDVTIDGADEIDPQLNLIKGGGGALLREKIVAAASGAMLVIADGSKLVETLGRFPLPIEVNRFGLGATRRAVAEVIAAHGAEGELRLRETAPATPFVTDGGHLILDAFFGRISQPEALSRDLLDIAGVVQHGLFLKMCKTAYVATADGVRTLAAS, via the coding sequence ATGATGAGCGAGCAATTGAAGCGTGAGGCCGCGGCCATGGCTCTGGCGACCCTGCATTCCGGCATGTGTCTGGGGCTGGGCACCGGTTCGACCGCGAAACACTTTGTCGAATTGCTCGGCGAGAAGGTGGCCCAGGGCTTCGAATGCATCTGTGTGCCCACGTCCGAGGCCACGGCAAAGCAGGCGCTGTCGCTCAATATCCCGCTCTCCGATCTCGATACGCTCGATTATCTCGACGTCACCATCGATGGCGCCGACGAAATCGATCCGCAGCTCAACCTGATCAAGGGCGGTGGCGGTGCCTTGCTGCGCGAGAAGATCGTCGCGGCGGCCTCAGGCGCCATGCTGGTCATTGCCGATGGCTCCAAGCTTGTCGAAACGCTGGGGCGCTTTCCGCTGCCCATCGAGGTCAACCGCTTCGGGCTCGGCGCCACGCGCCGCGCTGTGGCCGAGGTCATTGCCGCCCATGGTGCAGAAGGCGAACTTCGTCTGCGCGAGACGGCGCCGGCCACGCCCTTCGTGACCGACGGCGGCCACCTTATTCTGGATGCATTTTTTGGCCGCATTTCACAGCCAGAAGCGCTTTCACGCGACTTGCTTGACATCGCCGGGGTAGTGCAGCACGGACTGTTCCTCAAAATGTGCAAGACGGCTTATGTGGCGACCGCCGATGGCGTAAGAACGCTGGCGGCTAGCTGA
- a CDS encoding DUF4160 domain-containing protein: protein MITVFRSGGMRFVIYVDDHEPAHVHVYGDGEARIDIVKLSAISNRGMSKRDLARALAVVAEQRAMLLAQWEEIHGPRGIGR, encoded by the coding sequence ATGATCACCGTGTTTCGTTCAGGGGGAATGCGGTTCGTGATTTATGTGGATGACCACGAACCGGCACATGTCCACGTCTATGGCGACGGCGAAGCCAGGATCGATATCGTAAAGTTGTCTGCCATCAGCAACCGCGGCATGAGCAAACGCGATCTGGCACGCGCTTTGGCGGTGGTTGCAGAGCAACGTGCGATGTTGCTGGCACAATGGGAAGAGATACATGGGCCACGGGGAATTGGACGATAA
- a CDS encoding DUF2442 domain-containing protein, whose product MGHGELDDKQYEDATRRGEEERLRGPVPAQAKFDRKTGRVIVEFTNGAALLVPARALQGLEDASDEELEEVTLAGETGLHWESRDVDFTIGGLMRGVFGTATFMAQRKGGQSRSDAKITASRANGAKGGRPRKAAP is encoded by the coding sequence ATGGGCCACGGGGAATTGGACGATAAGCAATATGAGGACGCGACGCGACGCGGCGAAGAGGAACGCCTGCGTGGTCCCGTCCCTGCTCAGGCAAAATTTGACCGCAAGACAGGCCGAGTCATTGTTGAATTTACCAATGGAGCCGCCTTGCTGGTCCCTGCGCGTGCGCTTCAGGGGCTTGAGGACGCGAGCGACGAGGAACTGGAAGAGGTCACTCTCGCCGGCGAGACGGGCCTGCACTGGGAAAGCCGGGACGTCGATTTCACCATTGGCGGCCTGATGCGTGGCGTTTTCGGCACTGCCACATTCATGGCTCAGCGCAAGGGCGGCCAGTCCCGATCGGACGCCAAGATCACCGCAAGCCGAGCCAATGGAGCCAAAGGCGGCAGGCCGCGCAAGGCCGCCCCCTAA
- a CDS encoding Lrp/AsnC family transcriptional regulator, with product MDKIDRKILTLLQKDATMPVAEIGRKVGLSTTPCWRRIQKMEEDGVIQRRVAVLDPAKVNVGVTVFVSVKTNEHNEAWMRKFAGVIDEFPEVVEFYRMSGDVDYLMRVVVPDIGAYDTFYKRLISKINLTDVSSAFAMGQIKYTTALPLDFAIVVDDDK from the coding sequence TTGGACAAGATCGACAGGAAAATCCTCACCCTTCTGCAGAAGGATGCGACCATGCCGGTGGCCGAAATCGGCCGCAAGGTCGGTCTCTCCACCACCCCCTGCTGGCGCCGCATCCAGAAGATGGAAGAAGACGGCGTCATTCAGCGCCGCGTTGCCGTGCTCGACCCGGCCAAGGTCAATGTCGGCGTCACTGTCTTCGTGTCGGTCAAGACCAACGAGCATAACGAAGCCTGGATGCGCAAGTTTGCCGGCGTCATCGACGAATTCCCCGAAGTCGTTGAATTCTATCGCATGAGTGGCGACGTGGATTATCTGATGCGCGTTGTCGTGCCCGATATCGGCGCCTATGACACCTTCTACAAGCGCCTCATCAGCAAGATAAACTTAACCGATGTTAGTTCTGCCTTCGCCATGGGGCAGATCAAATATACGACAGCCCTCCCGCTCGACTTTGCCATTGTCGTTGACGACGACAAATAA
- a CDS encoding L,D-transpeptidase — MLNTKTMVALGLSLILSATSVLPATAALVYDRTTGTFVEESTIAPRPRAGQSAIKKEIVEYATTQKPGTIVIETGERRLYLVLEDGKAMKYGIGVGRDGFTWSGTHRITRKAEWPGWTPPAAMRKRVPDLPAFMEGGPDNPLGARALYIGSTLYRVHGTSEPWSIGQAVSSGCIRLTNDDVTDLYERVAVGAKIVVNH, encoded by the coding sequence ATGCTCAATACAAAAACAATGGTGGCTCTCGGGCTGTCGCTTATCTTGTCGGCAACCAGCGTCCTGCCCGCCACGGCAGCGCTCGTCTATGATCGCACCACCGGCACTTTCGTCGAAGAATCCACCATCGCGCCGCGCCCGCGCGCCGGCCAGAGCGCGATCAAGAAAGAGATCGTGGAGTATGCGACGACGCAGAAGCCCGGCACGATCGTGATCGAGACCGGCGAGCGCCGCCTCTATCTCGTACTCGAAGATGGCAAGGCCATGAAGTATGGCATCGGCGTCGGTCGTGACGGGTTTACCTGGTCGGGCACGCATCGCATTACCCGCAAGGCCGAGTGGCCAGGCTGGACGCCGCCCGCCGCCATGCGCAAGCGCGTTCCCGATCTGCCGGCCTTCATGGAAGGCGGCCCCGACAATCCGCTGGGCGCCCGCGCGCTCTATATCGGCTCGACGCTCTACCGCGTGCACGGCACATCCGAGCCGTGGTCGATCGGCCAGGCCGTGTCGTCAGGCTGCATCCGCCTGACCAATGACGACGTCACCGACCTCTACGAGCGCGTTGCTGTCGGCGCCAAGATCGTTGTGAACCACTAA
- a CDS encoding DUF2059 domain-containing protein, whose translation MMTGLMSRAKALVAVVMSVAMFAVSAPAMAQEVPPEQLALARKYVDLTDSAGVFEITLVEIGLGSLSQLTQQNPELADEIDLAIGKVLETYQNRKGELLDQFARVYATRFTMEELQQIVAFYETPTGRKLSVANTEVNGDMQAILQVFTNNTRPEFYAKVRAELRAKGFEV comes from the coding sequence ATGATGACCGGTCTTATGTCGCGCGCCAAGGCGCTGGTGGCTGTAGTGATGAGCGTGGCGATGTTCGCCGTTTCCGCGCCCGCGATGGCCCAGGAAGTGCCGCCCGAGCAGCTTGCTCTCGCCCGCAAATATGTCGATCTGACCGACAGCGCCGGCGTATTCGAAATCACCCTGGTGGAAATCGGCCTCGGCAGCCTCAGCCAGCTCACCCAGCAAAATCCCGAGCTGGCCGACGAAATCGATCTGGCCATCGGCAAGGTTCTCGAGACCTATCAGAACCGCAAGGGCGAACTGCTCGACCAGTTTGCTCGCGTCTATGCCACGCGCTTCACCATGGAAGAGCTGCAGCAGATCGTGGCCTTTTACGAGACCCCGACCGGCCGCAAGCTGTCCGTTGCCAATACCGAAGTGAACGGCGACATGCAGGCCATCCTGCAGGTCTTCACCAACAACACCCGTCCCGAATTCTACGCCAAGGTGCGCGCCGAACTGCGGGCCAAGGGCTTCGAAGTCTAG